The Levilactobacillus namurensis genomic interval AATCCGGGGATTATTATTGAGGGCCCGGGAGGCGGTGGAGACCGACACCCCCGCTTTAGCCGCAATATCGCGAATCGTTAACATGGCAATTTCTCCTTATTGACTCCTGACCAAATTCTACCATAAACCGCCTACCCCCACAAAGGACGCCTGGCTTGAAAGTTAGACCAATGACACCGCGTTTGCGATTTACCACCAGGGCCCATCCCCGACTAAGCATGCGGCCTGACTGGTTCAATGCCCCTTTGTTGTGATTGGCCTAAAAGATGAAGCTTATCATCAAAAAAGGGACTTCCCTGGGTGATGACGCCACCCCAGAAAGTCCCCCTTTAATATTCGGAATTAGGAAAGGGGCCAGTTTCGAAACCGCGCCGTGGCTCGAAGTAGCGCCCACGTCCAGTCCGGTCTGGCCGCCCGACAGCACAATGCCGTACCTTACCCCTTAACCGGCTTATGCCGCGTCGGTAGGCTGGTCGGCGGGGTCAGCGGCAGCGTCGTCACGAACTGACTTCCTTGCGGCTGATTATCCCGCACCCCAATGGCACCGTGATGCAGGTCAACGATCCAGTGGGCGATGGACAGGCCCAACCCGTTACCGCCGGTCTGCCGACTCCGCGACGAATCGATGCGGTAGAACCGGTCGAAGATGTGGCGCCGTTGGTCCGGCGCGATGCCGATGCCCTGGTCGGCCACCACCAATTGCCACTTCCGGCCGACGACTTTTGCAGAAATAGTGATAGTACTGCCTTGCGGCGAGTATTTCATCGCATTATCAATCAGAATGTTCATCAACTGGTGAATCAGGTTCTGGTCCAAAGTAGCCTTAAAGGGCGTGACGGGCGTCAGCACCAACTGCTTCCCCTGACTGGCCGCAATCTCGGTGTAGGGTTCCACCGTGCGGGATAAGAAATCGGCGACTTCTGTCCGCTCAAAGTTGGTCTGTAAGGTATTGGAGTCTGAACGGGCTAACGCTAACAGATCATGCGTCAGCTTCTGAAGTCGCTGGCTTTCGCTGTTGGCAATCGCTATATTTTCCGCCTGGTCAATGATTTTATCGTTAGGCTTAGTCAACAATAACTCCAGTTTATTCTGGATAATGGTCAACGGCGTCCGCAGCTCGTGGGCCGCGTTTCCCACGAACTCGGTCTGCCGCCCCCAGGACTTCAGGATCGGCCGCATGGTCAGCCGGGACAGCCAGACGCTGATCAGAATGGAGAGGAGCCAGAAGATGCCCATGGTAATCAGCATGATGCGCCGGAAGTTGCGCATGGCACTCTTCTGGGGATCGATGTTCTCCATAATCAAGAGGTATCGTCCCGCGAGCGACCGGTCATTATTACTCTGCGGCACCTTGGTCAACAGGGTGCGGAAGTTATACTTGCCCCCGACCACGATGCTTTTGAGCTGGCCGACCTCTGAACGGTGTAGTTGAATATCCTTCAAGCTATCGTACCGCGAGCCCAACTGGGCCTGGTTGATAATCTTACCTTTGCTGTTAAAGACCAAGGTGGTGGTCATAAAGGGGTGGGCACTACCCCCCTTATTGGGCTGTTGCTTCTGCTGCGTATCCCGCTGGGCCATCCGGTGGGGCGGCCCCGCCAACCGAGCCGACCGCTCAACGCGCAAAGTCTGGTCCGCACTGGTCAACATGGCGCGGCTAAACAGGACGAAGACGATGACGCCTAATAGGATAAAAATGAGGGCGAACCCCACGAAGCTACTTAAGAACAGCCGCCACCACTGCGACCGGTTCGCTTTATTGCTCATCAGGGGCCTCCACGATATAGCCCGCATTCCGGATGGTGCGGATTGACAGTGCGCTCCCCGCATTCTTCAATTCCTTCCGGAGATTACTCATATAGACTTCCACCACGGACAGGCTGGTCTCGGAATCGAACCCCCAGAGCCGATTAAAGATCTGTTCCTTGGTAATGATGGTCCCGGGATTGCCCGCCAGATAGGCCAGCAAGTCGAATTCACGCCCTTTCAAGGTCAACGGGTGACCCGCGTAAGTGGCTAAATGCTTGCTGGTATTAATCACTAAATCGCCTAGTTGAATCACGTCACTACTGTTCAGGTGTCCTGAGCGTTTCAGCAAAGCCTTCATCCGGGCCAACAACTCTTCCCGGTGGAAGGGCTTGGTCACGTAATCGTCGGCCCCGTCGTTGAAGCCACGCAGTTTATCCGCAATTGTATCCTTGGCGGTCAGAATCAAGACGGGGGTCGAGATGTTCTGATGCCGAATATGCATCAGGAGGTCCAACCCGCTCTCGCCCGGTAAGGCGAATACCCACCACAATCATAGCGCTAAGCAAATTCTACCTAAAAGTATAGCTTACCTGACGAAGAATAACGCCACCTTAAACCGGATTTATCTGAAAACGCTAATTTTCTTTAAAGATTGGTCCGCTACGGCCCATCTTACCCACGGTTAGCGGTATTCTCAAGGCATATGGTATCCTAGTATAGTAAAAAATAGTGGTGAGTAAGTGTAAAGCCACCAAACCTATTAGGGGCAATTCAAACCAAAGGTCACCATCAATCACGGTATTTCGAGTATGATTAAGCGGAGATATCGATTAAGGCGGTTCACCAATCTTAACGGGTCACGGAGTCTCGTTAGGCGTGGTCACCCCACTGGCTGGCCACCGCATCCAGCGGTTAAGCAACCATCAGCGCCACTGCCCTAGGCGACACCTATTTTTCATTTTTTCGTACGGAGGGATTGTTAACAATGAAACAACATCGCGATACTTTAGCGGCACTACGCGTCAGTCGCTGGGTATATGGGGGAGCATTCTTAATTCCATTGGTCATCCTGTGCCTGGCTTTCTGGCACCTCAAGTTAGCCCCATTCGGGCCCAAGAACCTGCTATTCAGTGACATGGGGGCCCAGTACGTTCCCATCTTGGAATACCTACGGACCACCATTCTCCACGGGCAGTTCCACCTATTCTCCCTATCATTAGGGACCGGGAGCGGCATCGTCCCGTTATTGACCTACTACGTGATTAGTCCGTTCAACCTGATCGTCTTCCTCTTTCCCGCGGCCCGCATCACCACGGCCCTGAGCTGGATCATTTTGTTGAAAGTCAGCACGATTGGCCTCACCATGGCGGTCTTCTTACGGCACGCCTTTCTCAAGAGCGGCTGGTCACTCCTGCTCTTCTCCACGGCCTTCAGCCTCTGTGGCTTCGTGGCCATGTACTTCTACGACATGATGTGGCTAGACGCTTTGATCTGGTTACCCTTAGTGGCGCTAGGCCTGCACCGGCTGGTCGACCAACACCACTTCGGCCTCTACACGGTCAGCCTGACCGCCACGATTCTTTCGAACTACTATATGGGCTACATGACTTGCCTCTTCTCGGTCCTCTACTTTATCTACCTGATTGTTGAACACCAACCGACCAAGACCAAGTTCCTTAGTGTCCTGAAAATGCACACCGCGGCGATTCGGCAGTTCTTCATCGGCTCCCTGCTCGCCGGCGGCATGACCGCTGTGGTCCTCTTACCCACGGCGCTGGGCATGTTGCTGACCGGCAAGAGCGACGTGTTCTACCAGAATTACCTACCGTCGCCCCTCTTTGGCCCGGAAGTCCTGGCCCAATTCGGCCCCGGTGGCAGCACTTACGTCACCCACCTGTACCACGCGCCGACCCTCTTCATGGGGACGCTGATGTTCCTACTGGTCATCGTCTACTTCGTCTCGCCCCGTATCCGGGCCGTCGAGAAGAACCGGACTATGTGGCTGTTGATTGTCATGGGACTCGGCCTCTTCGTGACCCTGTTCAATACGGCCTGGCACATGTTCCAGCAACCCGCTGGTTTCCCGTTCCGTAACGCCTACTTTTTCACGTTCCTGTTGCTGATCACGGCCTACCGTGCTTGGCAGACCCACCCGGCACAGTCGATGAACGATCCCCAAAAGATCCTAGCCCTGGTCTGGGGCGCGGGACTCCTGATCGTCGGTTACCTGTCCGCCCACGTCTTCCCTAAGCTGTACTTCAAGGCTGCGGCGACCCTGAACAACACCCTGTACCTCAAGAGTCAGCCCTCCTTCCACTGGATGTGGCTGTCACTAGGACTCTTACTCTTGAGCACCATGTTACTGTTCATCAGCGAATGGCGCCCGCTTCGAATCGGTTTACTGGGCTTACTCCTAGCCACCGAACTGGGTGGCAACTACCTGGTCGCGAACCGCGGGATCGAGTTCGGCAACCAGGCCGCCTTCGAGAAATACTACCGCCAAGATAAGGCGCTGCTCGCAAAAGTCAACGCTTCCCAGACCACCAGTGACCTGCACCGGGTCGAATTCTTGCACGCCACCATCAGTAAGGCCTACGATGGTCCGTACAACCACTACAACGACCCCCTGCTGTTCAACTACTCGGGAATCAGTTCCTACTCTTCGACGCTGATAGAACAGGCGCGGGTCTTCCAGCACGACCTGGGGTACTTCAGTCCTAACGTCCGACGCATCAGTCCCCAAGGCTACACCCACGTGACCGATACTTTACTCGGGGTCAAGTACCGGCTCAACGCCTTCAAGGACCCACAGATTACGCCCCTATCCTCCTACGCCGGGCTAGGCTTCGCCGTGCCCGCCAAGTTGGCTAAGGTCCAGTTGAACGACCAACAGGCGCTCTATAACCAGGAGAAGGTCTTACGGGCCCTTGGCGCACCCCAAAACACCTTGGCGCCCACTAGCGTCTTAGACGTGTCCACGCGACGGGCGACCGCGCATGACATGGTCAACATCCCCGGTAAGTTCCGGACCCTAAGACACGACGGCGACCGCTACTTACAGACGGTCAAACTCCGGGTCAACGCAACCGGCTTGCTTCACGGCTATTCTCCTGACAACAACATCATCTATTCCAGTCTCCGGGTCAACGGGAAGAAAGCCAAGCCGCTGACCAACGCGGACGGACTCCGCTACGTGATCAACCTGGGACAACACCAGCGGGGGACGGTGCTCACCGTCAGTTACGTGACCAACAAGCCTACCGAGGGGTACCACAACCAGTTCGTGTCACTCAACCAACGGCTCTACCGCCAGTTCACCCGGCAGTTGCGTCAGCAATCGCTACACTTCCGGGCGGATAACCAGGTCTCACGGCTCTCTGGAGACGTGCAGGGAACACCTGAACGCAACCTCCTGTACGTAGCCATTCCGGATACACCGGGTTGGTCAGCGACGGTCAACGGCAAGCCCGTGACCATCACCTCCGCGATGCACGCCCAATCACTGATTCCCGTGGTCAAAAACTACAAGGGGATGATTGGCGTGCCCCTCAAGAACGGTCAGAACCACGTGGTCTTGCGTTACCGAACCCCCGATCTACGGACGGGCGCCATCATCAGTCTGGCCTGCTTAGTCCTCTTCGGGGTCCTCTGGTTCACCGGCGAATGGCTCCGACCACTCGAAACCAAGCATAGTCGCCGCCACAACGCTTAAAATTTAAGACATCCTCAAATGGCCGCCAGAAAATTTCTGGCGGCCATTTTCTGTCCACTAAGCCCTTAGCGGGTGGCCCTAACGCCACCCAACTAAAAAAGCCAACCAACGGGGGCGCCCGCTAGTTGGCAACTGACCACGCAAGGACCTGGTCAGTGGTAATCCTTCTCATCCACACTTTCTGGTAGCCGCTGGTGCAACCAAAGAATCAATAAGATGTTGGTCGCAATCAAGCTTCCGAAAGCTTCTAACCCCAGCCGCGTCACCGCATGCTGGCCAAAGATGGCCATTAGCGAGACTAACACGATCAACAATAACGTGTTGGCGTAGAGCCCGAAACGGTTGGGGAAAAAGGTCGTCAGGGCGATCATCCAGGTCGCCGTACCGAATCCTAAGACCGAAATCGTCCGGAACGTGACGGCGCTGATCCCCGTCAGTTGGTTGGGTACCATTCCGACCAAGACCAACGCTAAGAACGCTGCGACTAGGCCCAAGACGGGTACCGCATAGTACAATTTTGACATTAAGCCACCTCCCCATGTGTTACGTTCACCATACCTAATCTGGGACGGTAACCCTGCGCATTCTGCCTAGTTGACACGCAAATTGACTAAACAAAAAAAGCGCTAGAAATTGAATTCTAACGCAACTTAATCGATTCGTCTACCCCTATCGTTTAGCCGGACGGCCCCCCGGACCCATGAAGATCCCAATGAAGAGCCACATCAGGCCGATGCTCACCCCTAATGGATCACGCCAGACTAGGCCAAACAATCTCAGTCCGGCGTCTCCGAGCAAGAACCCGATGCCAATCCAAAACGGCCAGTGTCGATAGAAATGATGGTTAAAGCCAATTTGCATCGCCAATCTCCCCTATTCGTCACGAAACTTTCCCAACGAACCTAGTCGCCTGCTTTACAGGACCAGTTTACCACGTTCCTCCAGGGAGACTGTGCGCAATGACTAGGCGATGCTCAAAATCGTGACCCGCTAGGAGAACCTTTATGCGTGCGGTTCTTCTTCGACCGGCCGCACTTTCGACCGGTCCGGCTGGCCTTGGGTCACCCGGTTCATCGCCAATCGCAACAGGAACGGTGCCAAGAGTGTTGCCAAGACGATGGCCGTCACAATGGCGGAGTAACGGGCCGTTGACATCAACTTAGCCGCAAACCCGATCTGGGCAATGATCAACGCCATTTCCCCCCGGGAGACCATCCCGGCGCCGACAGCCAGGGAACTGTGCCAGGAAAAGCCCGCCAGCTTGGCGCCACCACCGGCCCCAATCAGCTTGGTCAACACAGCGACGACCGTCAAGATCAGGATGAACCCTAACTGCTTGCCGATTCCGCTAAAGTCCATATTCAAGCCGATGCTGACGAAGAAGACGGGGATGAAGACCGCGTAGCCCACCGGTTCAATATGCCGATCGACCACGGACCGCGCGGACGTCTGTGAGATGGCGATACCGGCGAAGAAGGCCCCCACCACGTCGCTCAAGCCCACGACTTCGGCAACGTACGCCATCCCGAAACACAGGATCATAGCCATCAACGTTGCCCCCATGGGGATCATCAACCGGTCCCCAATCTTAGCCATGTACGGCGCCAACCAGCGCACCACGAAGTAGATGGCCACAAAGTAGACCACTTGCAGTAAGGTGGTGACCAACAGGTTGCCGGACGCGTGCCCATCAACGGCGGTCCCCGTAGTCGAGACCAGGACACTTAAGATGATGACGGCTAACACGTCGTCGACCACCGCCGCGCCCAGAATCGTGGTCCCTTCCCGGCTACTCAGCGCGTTCATTTCCTTTAAGACTTCTACAGAAATCGACACCGAGGTCGCCGCGAAGATGACGCTGATAAACAGGCTCTCCGTCTGCGGTAAGTGGTAGCTGATGGCCACTAGGTAGGACCCCACCACCGGAACGATGACCCCTAGAATGGCCACTAACACGCTGGGCTTCAAATACCGTTTCAATAATTGCAGATCACTTTCCAGCCCCGCAATAAACATTAAAATAATCACGCCGATTTGGGCAAAGCTGTCCAGGTTCTCCGTCAGCTTCAACCAGCCCAGCATCGCCGGTCCCATCACGACACCGACCAATAATTGGCCAATCACGGCCGGAATCCCAATCCGCGTACTATAGTGGCCCACAATCGTGGTGGCCAGTAAAATCAACGTTAAATCTCGTAATAATTCCATCAAATTCCCCCTTTGGCGCACAAAAAAAGCGCCCACTTCACCTCTATACCTCCCCAACCCAAGGAAAGTCACATTCTTGAAAGCAGTCGCTTCAACCCGATTTTGTTCAATTGCAACTCATTATACCGAACTTACCCGGCCAACACAACCAACGACCCTCGTCGAGAAATTTACCCTTCTAAGGTAAACGACACTACCCGCCACCGGGCAATCGTGTTAAACTAAGAACGATTAACGATTGTGAGGTGACAGCAGATGAAGTGGCTAGAATCAAATCTAGTAGTAATTTTTTGGGCAGTTATCTTCGGTGAAGTCATTGGCTACATCGGTGAGTCATTGGAACAAATGACCTATCGGCCGATGCAACTAGGCATCACCATGGCAATTGTCGCCTTTATCGCGGTCAATGGGGTTACCTTATTGTCGCGTGATAGTAACGCGAAGAAAAACTAAGGCCTACTAACCGACGAGCTTTCGCCATTAGGCAACTAATGCGCCGACCAAAAGCACGATTGACTCCCCGCGAGCCGACCGTGCTTTTTTGGTGAAAGTATCCCTATGTCACTTCATCCATAGCATCCGCCTTACCGGGTGCCCAGACAGGGCTGGAACGCCGTGGGCACCACTTCGAGCCAAAGAGCGGTCTCGAAGCTGGGCCTTTGACTAGGGCAGCCAAGAACGCTCCCCAAGTCAAATTTCACGGCTGAGCCCTGTCTGGGCACCCTCACGGCTCACAATCGTGTAAACCTAAAGATAGTTGGCTATCCTGAAAGTTCTTTAAGTTTTGAGTGATAATCAATCTGCCAATTAGTCTTTAAATAGTCCCCAATCGGTTGTTGGAATCACCTAGAATTACGAATAGTAACGGTCGAGGACTGTTTGGTTAGCTGATGGTTGCCAGTAACTTTAGCGTTAGATCGTTCGCTAGTTGACAGCCCGGAGGCGAGCAGAAGCTCAGCTAGCGAAATGATGGTTAGTCAGCGTCTTTTGCTGGCTTACCATCAGGCCGAGTTTTGAAATTCGCGGTCTTGGCGAAGTTCAAAATCGTGCCCGCAAGCGTTCCAGCTTCTGAGCGCCGGAGGGCGACCAGCTTAATCCTAACTAGCACGACGCGGATAGACGGCGTTCCAGCCCTGTCCGGGCGTCCGGTAAGGCGGCCATGACCGCCAACGTTTCACAAACCCATACAGAGAGAAGTATCGTTTACCATGCAACTTACGCAACTTACCGCCCAAATTATCCTGATGTTCGGCCTCATGTTGATTGGGGTCCTGATCAATAAGTGCCACTTGATGCACGCCCAGACCGCCAACGACCTGACCAACATCCTCCTCTACGTGGTCTCCCCCTGCCTCATCGTCAACGCTTTCGAGCAACCCTTCTCCGGGTCCCGGATGCGCCAATTTCTCCTAGCCGCACTGGCGACCTTGCTCTGGTACTTAGTGGTCACCGGCCTGGCTTGGGCCATCTTCGGCCACCTCAAAGACCCCAACCTCCGCCGAATTACCCAGTACGGCAGCATCTACTCTAACGCTGGATTCATGGGGATTCCCCTAATCAGTGCCCTGTTCGGCAGTACCGGGGTCTTCTACGCCGTCGTGGCGTTAGCCGGATTCAACCTCTTCAGCTGGACCCTGGGCGTTCGCCTGTTCCACAGCCAGACTAGCCACCAGGTGCGTCAAGTACTGCTAAATCCCAACATCATCGCTATCGCGGTGGGGCTCCTCCTCTTCTTGACCAGTTGGCACCTGCCCACCACCCTTAACCGCATCGTCCAAGCCGTGGGGCCCGTCAATACGCCGCTCTCGATGATCGTTATCGGCAACAGCCTGGCCCAGATTCACCTGAGCCGACAAATGTTGAATCCCTGGTTGGGACTCACGCTCCTCTTACGCAACCTACTGTTCCCCTTGATCGGTGCGGGACTGCTCACCCTCCTGGGCGTTAGCGGCGTCGCCTACACCACCACCTTGATCATGATTGCCTGCCCAGTCGCCGGCATCGTGGTGCTCTTCACCTTGCAGATTCACGCCGACGCCGCGCCCGCCATCGCGGTCATGAGTCTCTCCACGGTGCTCAGTCTAGTGACGATTCCCCTAGTCGTAGCCCTCGGCGCCCATTAACTTCCCCAGAATTAGTAAAAATGGTTCTACAATATCTGTTGTTGGTAATAGATTTTTATCTATTACTGATGACAGATTTTTTGTTTATCATTAGAATAAAAAAGCGGACATCTCCCGTCCGTTAACTTGCTCCCACCACAGAATTAAGTCAAGAAAGGAAATGCCCTATGTCAAATGATACTACGAAAATGTTGTTAGGAATAGATGATGAACACTTAATAATTGAGGAAGGACAAGTGGGTGATGATGGAGTGATTCGATTGGTGGGGTCCCTAAACTACACCCCCAAGGCATGCCGCAATTGTGGGATTATCAATGATCACCAAATTATTGGCTATGGTTGGCGGAAGACCACCATTAGATTCGCAAAAACATTGGGCAGCACCGTTATCCTGTGTCTCAATCGGCGAAACTTTCACTGTAAGGCTTGTCATACCAATTTCCTGGCGCAGACGAATGCGGTGCCGAAACACTGCACGATTTCAAATACGACCCGCAAACAATGCTTAGAAAAACTGACCGAACCGGTTTCGCTCAAACACATTGCCGATGAGTTATCCACTTCGGATTCATTCGTTGGTCGGCAGCTCTTGCGCGCTGAACGGGACTTTCAAACCAACTGGCACTATTTACCAAAAGTTCTCCTCATGGACGAAGTTAAAAGCACTAAGAGCGCCACCGACGCGATGAGCTTTGAATTTATGGATGCGGAAACCCACGAATTGATCGACCTGTTACCCTTTAGGACCATTTATCAGCTTCAAAAGTATTTCCAGCATTACGACCAGGCTGCGCGAGAAAATGTGAAAATTATCGTCACCGATATGAACTATACCTATCCCAAATTGGTGGGGCAGATCTTTCCGAACGCCATCGTTGTCATCGATCCGTTCCACTTGGTTAACGCTTTAAATCGAGCTTTTAATAAGACGCGGGTGCGCCTCATGAAAACCCTGGCGACTTCCTCACGCGAGTATCACGCCCTAAAACGCTATTGGAAACTATTATTAACGCCGGAAAATCACCTCAACTACGAAGCTTTCCGTAAGTGGACAAACTTCCCTTATCCAGCGACTGCCACTGATGTGGTTGATGCTTTATTGGACATTGATCCCGAGCTCAAGCAAACTTACAACGTGATGAATCGGTTACGTGAAACCATCAAAAACCGTGATTGGCCCAACTATAATCAAGTATTCCATCACTTAGAGGGCTGCTCGGAAGAGATGTTGGCAACCCTCCAGACCCTAGCGACTCATCATGATGAAATTGGCAATACCTTTACTCACCATTACACCAACGGGCCCTTAGAAGGTTCAAACAACAAGATTAAAGTCATTAAACGCACTGGATTTGGTTACCGAAACTTCTTCAGATTCCGGCTAAGAGTGCTGTTCGCTTTTCGAGTTCATACAAAAAGAGCTCTAATCACCAAGTGATTAGAACTCCAATATTTTGTTCACCAACAACAGTTGACGAAGAACCGTAAAAATACGGTCCAAAATTGTATTTTGACAATTTTGGGCCGTATTCATGTCACATTGCTTGAATCAATCCGTCTCCGAATCGTTCACGTTCCGGTTACTTTCCGCCCGAATCTGATTCTTGATGGCGTTCATATCATGATCCAGTTGATGGACCATGTCCGCTTTGCGTAATAATTCTTGCCGGAGTTCCGCTTGGTGACTGATTTGTTTCTTGTAATTAAGTTCATGCTCCAATGACGCCCAGAAGTTCATGGCAATCGTTCGAATCTGGACCTCCACGATGACTTCCTTCTTCCCCGCCGCCAAGTAGACCGGTACCGCTAGAATCAAATGCAGGCTGCGGTAACCGTTGGGCTTGGGGTGGGTCACGTAATCCTTACGCTTCAAGATACGGACGTCCGGTTGCTTGGCTAAGCGGTGTTCGACCGCCGTGATGTCGTCTTCGAACCGCACAATGACCCGGATCCCCGCAATGTCGTGCATTTCTTGGGGCAGCGTATTCAAGTTGAAGTCCAGGTGCTTACGTTGCACCTTTTCGACGATGCTTTCCGGTGATTTGATGCGGGTCTGGAGACTATCGACCAGTGAGTGGCCGTTTTGAATCTTATACTCCTGATCTAGGTACTCGATCTTGGTCTGAAGTACCCGCATCGCACTCCGGTAATTCAGCATCATTTGTCGAAATTGATCAATGGCTTCCAGGGTCGCCGGATTATTCGGTAAGTTCGCTGGCAAGTCATCTTGTGACCGTACACGTACCATCCTATTCCTCCTTATGCACGTTGCCGCCAGTGGCGAATCTCAGGGACTAGCCACCAGAGCA includes:
- a CDS encoding cell wall metabolism sensor histidine kinase WalK, coding for MSNKANRSQWWRLFLSSFVGFALIFILLGVIVFVLFSRAMLTSADQTLRVERSARLAGPPHRMAQRDTQQKQQPNKGGSAHPFMTTTLVFNSKGKIINQAQLGSRYDSLKDIQLHRSEVGQLKSIVVGGKYNFRTLLTKVPQSNNDRSLAGRYLLIMENIDPQKSAMRNFRRIMLITMGIFWLLSILISVWLSRLTMRPILKSWGRQTEFVGNAAHELRTPLTIIQNKLELLLTKPNDKIIDQAENIAIANSESQRLQKLTHDLLALARSDSNTLQTNFERTEVADFLSRTVEPYTEIAASQGKQLVLTPVTPFKATLDQNLIHQLMNILIDNAMKYSPQGSTITISAKVVGRKWQLVVADQGIGIAPDQRRHIFDRFYRIDSSRSRQTGGNGLGLSIAHWIVDLHHGAIGVRDNQPQGSQFVTTLPLTPPTSLPTRHKPVKG
- a CDS encoding winged helix-turn-helix domain-containing protein → MHIRHQNISTPVLILTAKDTIADKLRGFNDGADDYVTKPFHREELLARMKALLKRSGHLNSSDVIQLGDLVINTSKHLATYAGHPLTLKGREFDLLAYLAGNPGTIITKEQIFNRLWGFDSETSLSVVEVYMSNLRKELKNAGSALSIRTIRNAGYIVEAPDEQ
- a CDS encoding YfhO family protein, yielding MKQHRDTLAALRVSRWVYGGAFLIPLVILCLAFWHLKLAPFGPKNLLFSDMGAQYVPILEYLRTTILHGQFHLFSLSLGTGSGIVPLLTYYVISPFNLIVFLFPAARITTALSWIILLKVSTIGLTMAVFLRHAFLKSGWSLLLFSTAFSLCGFVAMYFYDMMWLDALIWLPLVALGLHRLVDQHHFGLYTVSLTATILSNYYMGYMTCLFSVLYFIYLIVEHQPTKTKFLSVLKMHTAAIRQFFIGSLLAGGMTAVVLLPTALGMLLTGKSDVFYQNYLPSPLFGPEVLAQFGPGGSTYVTHLYHAPTLFMGTLMFLLVIVYFVSPRIRAVEKNRTMWLLIVMGLGLFVTLFNTAWHMFQQPAGFPFRNAYFFTFLLLITAYRAWQTHPAQSMNDPQKILALVWGAGLLIVGYLSAHVFPKLYFKAAATLNNTLYLKSQPSFHWMWLSLGLLLLSTMLLFISEWRPLRIGLLGLLLATELGGNYLVANRGIEFGNQAAFEKYYRQDKALLAKVNASQTTSDLHRVEFLHATISKAYDGPYNHYNDPLLFNYSGISSYSSTLIEQARVFQHDLGYFSPNVRRISPQGYTHVTDTLLGVKYRLNAFKDPQITPLSSYAGLGFAVPAKLAKVQLNDQQALYNQEKVLRALGAPQNTLAPTSVLDVSTRRATAHDMVNIPGKFRTLRHDGDRYLQTVKLRVNATGLLHGYSPDNNIIYSSLRVNGKKAKPLTNADGLRYVINLGQHQRGTVLTVSYVTNKPTEGYHNQFVSLNQRLYRQFTRQLRQQSLHFRADNQVSRLSGDVQGTPERNLLYVAIPDTPGWSATVNGKPVTITSAMHAQSLIPVVKNYKGMIGVPLKNGQNHVVLRYRTPDLRTGAIISLACLVLFGVLWFTGEWLRPLETKHSRRHNA
- a CDS encoding cation:proton antiporter, encoding MELLRDLTLILLATTIVGHYSTRIGIPAVIGQLLVGVVMGPAMLGWLKLTENLDSFAQIGVIILMFIAGLESDLQLLKRYLKPSVLVAILGVIVPVVGSYLVAISYHLPQTESLFISVIFAATSVSISVEVLKEMNALSSREGTTILGAAVVDDVLAVIILSVLVSTTGTAVDGHASGNLLVTTLLQVVYFVAIYFVVRWLAPYMAKIGDRLMIPMGATLMAMILCFGMAYVAEVVGLSDVVGAFFAGIAISQTSARSVVDRHIEPVGYAVFIPVFFVSIGLNMDFSGIGKQLGFILILTVVAVLTKLIGAGGGAKLAGFSWHSSLAVGAGMVSRGEMALIIAQIGFAAKLMSTARYSAIVTAIVLATLLAPFLLRLAMNRVTQGQPDRSKVRPVEEEPHA
- a CDS encoding YjzD family protein; translation: MKWLESNLVVIFWAVIFGEVIGYIGESLEQMTYRPMQLGITMAIVAFIAVNGVTLLSRDSNAKKN
- a CDS encoding AEC family transporter; amino-acid sequence: MQLTQLTAQIILMFGLMLIGVLINKCHLMHAQTANDLTNILLYVVSPCLIVNAFEQPFSGSRMRQFLLAALATLLWYLVVTGLAWAIFGHLKDPNLRRITQYGSIYSNAGFMGIPLISALFGSTGVFYAVVALAGFNLFSWTLGVRLFHSQTSHQVRQVLLNPNIIAIAVGLLLFLTSWHLPTTLNRIVQAVGPVNTPLSMIVIGNSLAQIHLSRQMLNPWLGLTLLLRNLLFPLIGAGLLTLLGVSGVAYTTTLIMIACPVAGIVVLFTLQIHADAAPAIAVMSLSTVLSLVTIPLVVALGAH
- a CDS encoding ISL3 family transposase, whose amino-acid sequence is MSNDTTKMLLGIDDEHLIIEEGQVGDDGVIRLVGSLNYTPKACRNCGIINDHQIIGYGWRKTTIRFAKTLGSTVILCLNRRNFHCKACHTNFLAQTNAVPKHCTISNTTRKQCLEKLTEPVSLKHIADELSTSDSFVGRQLLRAERDFQTNWHYLPKVLLMDEVKSTKSATDAMSFEFMDAETHELIDLLPFRTIYQLQKYFQHYDQAARENVKIIVTDMNYTYPKLVGQIFPNAIVVIDPFHLVNALNRAFNKTRVRLMKTLATSSREYHALKRYWKLLLTPENHLNYEAFRKWTNFPYPATATDVVDALLDIDPELKQTYNVMNRLRETIKNRDWPNYNQVFHHLEGCSEEMLATLQTLATHHDEIGNTFTHHYTNGPLEGSNNKIKVIKRTGFGYRNFFRFRLRVLFAFRVHTKRALITK
- a CDS encoding GTP pyrophosphokinase family protein, with protein sequence MVRVRSQDDLPANLPNNPATLEAIDQFRQMMLNYRSAMRVLQTKIEYLDQEYKIQNGHSLVDSLQTRIKSPESIVEKVQRKHLDFNLNTLPQEMHDIAGIRVIVRFEDDITAVEHRLAKQPDVRILKRKDYVTHPKPNGYRSLHLILAVPVYLAAGKKEVIVEVQIRTIAMNFWASLEHELNYKKQISHQAELRQELLRKADMVHQLDHDMNAIKNQIRAESNRNVNDSETD